From a single Okeanomitos corallinicola TIOX110 genomic region:
- the hpsL gene encoding hormogonium polysaccharide biosynthesis protein HpsL gives MPKTKRKSKRGKQQSSPNKPVLSLKEELALKRKAMQARKEFTGLVSKLIGSGIFLGIVLFFVGGIKLAVPGALGLMVLTLCYKYPRPALFAFVIYLPFAGTVVYWLGGSPIMQLAKDAFFIPMAIAVWQTCNKQRQPFLVPKGIKTPFMILLGCCIMTLLFVNGEQQLIVNSEPELSASGEVPIGVGILGLKVLIGYLPLISCVYYLIRDEKDFWLLSRLQVILILICGLLGIMQYALLTIGVCKGTVGVEGDLLFKASLDARCYVGGALLYTPEQGVIRLPGTFVAPWQWSWFLISGTFFTFASIFSDKSIIWRIISLPALALVFMNAVVSGQRIALALVPVCFVMLLLFTGQFANFKKFIPVIGGFALILVIAMAANPTVVQERTDSFVDRWNASPPQNFIVQQFEESWHQVDDSPLGKGLGRATNSARILGSTRLIETYYPKVLYEVGIVGVMAFLIFVTTITVTAFKTYKKIKNRNLRTYAASMWVFILFISYNTYYYPLDVDPVGVYYWLSIGMLFKLSELDKEMKHDPQEIQSKYNKKSVGKKSSKYNKNIQI, from the coding sequence ATGCCGAAAACAAAGCGAAAATCCAAACGCGGAAAACAGCAGTCATCACCAAATAAACCAGTCCTGAGTTTAAAAGAAGAGTTAGCTCTCAAGCGCAAAGCTATGCAAGCACGTAAAGAATTTACTGGCTTGGTTAGTAAACTTATAGGCAGTGGCATATTTTTGGGTATAGTGCTTTTTTTTGTAGGTGGCATTAAATTAGCTGTTCCAGGGGCATTAGGTCTCATGGTTTTAACTCTGTGCTACAAATATCCACGCCCTGCTTTGTTTGCTTTTGTGATCTACCTACCTTTTGCGGGGACTGTGGTTTACTGGTTGGGTGGTAGTCCCATTATGCAGTTAGCCAAAGATGCTTTTTTTATCCCTATGGCGATCGCAGTTTGGCAAACCTGTAACAAACAAAGACAGCCCTTTCTTGTTCCTAAAGGCATTAAAACTCCATTTATGATTCTCCTTGGCTGCTGTATCATGACTCTACTATTTGTCAATGGTGAACAGCAATTAATTGTCAATAGTGAACCGGAGTTAAGTGCCTCTGGAGAAGTACCTATAGGAGTCGGAATCTTAGGATTAAAAGTTTTAATAGGCTATTTGCCCCTAATTAGCTGTGTATACTACTTAATCCGTGATGAAAAAGACTTTTGGTTACTCTCACGGCTTCAAGTTATCCTCATACTAATCTGCGGTCTTCTCGGAATTATGCAGTATGCTCTACTCACAATTGGGGTATGTAAAGGAACTGTAGGTGTTGAGGGAGACTTATTGTTTAAAGCTTCACTAGATGCCCGCTGCTATGTCGGCGGTGCATTGTTGTATACTCCAGAGCAGGGAGTAATTCGCTTACCTGGAACATTTGTTGCTCCTTGGCAATGGTCATGGTTTTTGATTTCGGGAACGTTTTTTACCTTTGCTAGTATTTTTAGCGATAAATCCATTATTTGGCGAATTATCAGTTTACCAGCTTTAGCTTTAGTGTTTATGAATGCCGTTGTTTCTGGACAAAGAATTGCTTTAGCTTTAGTACCAGTTTGTTTTGTGATGCTATTATTATTTACGGGTCAATTTGCAAATTTTAAAAAGTTTATTCCTGTTATAGGTGGGTTTGCTTTAATTTTAGTAATTGCAATGGCAGCTAACCCCACAGTCGTACAAGAAAGAACAGACAGTTTTGTTGATAGATGGAATGCTTCACCTCCTCAAAATTTTATAGTTCAGCAATTCGAGGAAAGCTGGCACCAGGTTGATGATAGTCCTTTGGGTAAGGGTTTAGGTCGGGCAACTAACTCAGCCCGCATCTTAGGTTCAACTAGGTTAATAGAAACATATTATCCTAAAGTTCTTTATGAAGTGGGAATTGTGGGAGTAATGGCTTTTTTGATCTTTGTTACTACAATCACAGTTACTGCTTTTAAGACCTATAAAAAAATCAAAAATCGTAATCTTAGAACCTATGCTGCCAGTATGTGGGTGTTTATTTTATTTATTAGTTATAACACCTATTATTATCCTTTAGATGTTGACCCAGTAGGTGTTTACTATTGGTTATCCATAGGAATGTTATTCAAGTTATCAGAACTTGATAAAGAAATGAAACATGACCCTCAAGAAATACAATCAAAATATAATAAAAAAAGTGTAGGTAAAAAATCATCTAAATATAATAAAAACATACAAATATAA
- the hpsN gene encoding hormogonium polysaccharide biosynthesis glycosyltransferase HpsN: MNNYPLISVVIPTYRREKLLQDSIVDVLKQDYPDFEVLVVDQTQTHEPETQAFLDKMSASGKIKLFKLDWASLPGARNYGVRRSSGEIILFIDDDVQLTPGFLAAHAKNYVENPEIGAVAGRVFDRMKLGDSGGELEIEYLPPEAMDPGIAWYHIDLVHTTKPQQVLTARGCNMSFRRDVFTKYGIKFDERFRGSAVREESDFCLRFRQTGYKIWYDPESYLVHLGEETGGCHDISMRSLKYQITFYHNHFLLGLKNLTFTQSLRLYGRLFDCHVLGNPPCYKSGSPIKIASRGVFYFLGFLKALGTMIQSAWNDGQIYSRLDQQV, translated from the coding sequence ATGAATAATTACCCATTAATCTCCGTAGTTATCCCTACATACAGAAGAGAAAAACTGCTACAAGATAGTATTGTGGATGTCTTAAAACAAGATTATCCCGATTTTGAAGTTTTGGTAGTAGATCAAACCCAAACCCACGAACCAGAAACTCAAGCTTTTCTAGATAAAATGTCTGCATCTGGTAAAATCAAGTTGTTTAAATTAGATTGGGCAAGTTTACCAGGTGCAAGAAACTACGGTGTACGCAGATCATCGGGTGAAATTATCTTATTTATTGATGATGATGTGCAGTTAACACCTGGTTTTTTAGCTGCTCATGCCAAAAACTACGTAGAAAATCCAGAAATAGGTGCAGTTGCAGGCCGCGTCTTTGACAGAATGAAATTAGGTGATTCTGGGGGAGAACTGGAAATTGAATACTTACCACCGGAAGCAATGGATCCTGGTATTGCTTGGTATCATATTGATTTAGTACATACGACCAAACCTCAGCAAGTTTTAACCGCTAGAGGTTGTAATATGTCTTTTCGTAGAGATGTGTTTACTAAGTACGGTATTAAATTTGATGAGAGGTTTCGGGGTAGTGCAGTCAGGGAAGAGTCGGATTTTTGTTTACGGTTTCGACAAACTGGATATAAAATTTGGTATGATCCAGAATCTTATTTAGTACATTTAGGAGAAGAAACAGGCGGTTGTCATGATATTAGTATGCGATCGCTTAAATATCAAATTACCTTTTATCACAATCATTTTTTATTAGGTTTAAAAAACCTCACATTTACCCAATCTTTGCGACTTTATGGTCGTTTATTTGACTGCCATGTTCTCGGCAACCCTCCTTGTTATAAAAGTGGTTCACCTATTAAAATTGCCAGTCGTGGAGTTTTCTATTTTTTAGGTTTTCTTAAAGCTTTAGGGACTATGATTCAATCAGCGTGGAATGATGGGCAAATTTACAGTCGTTTAGATCAACAGGTTTAA
- the hpsO gene encoding hormogonium polysaccharide biosynthesis glycosyltransferase HpsO, whose amino-acid sequence MKILVASHTYIVDLNCEKLRALAKLESGIEVTVVVPKKWQPGGVQNKIIETEYRDEGAFKIVPISNFSQNHQGLLTFGTDLIGLLNKFRPDIIHVEQGSRGLAYTQMILLNQLLGLKSKNVFFTWWNLPYELKLPIALLEKYNLKNSDGIISGNQDGADILRQRGYNGSIKVLPQLGVDETLFKPNPQADLAAKLGIDEHDFVVGFVGRFVPEKGLLTLLKALVNIQDKPWKLLLLGRGDLRAELLKIATENNLQEKVVIVESVPHDEVANYINLMNTLVLPSETTYKFKTLTAVGWKEQFGHVLIEAMACKVPVIGSDSGEIPHVIGDDGLIFPEGDDQALANCLLQLIDNPNLGEQLGIKGYEKAMIKYTNKAVAQQQYEFYQELKVKGDW is encoded by the coding sequence ATGAAAATATTAGTTGCTAGTCACACCTATATAGTAGACTTAAACTGTGAAAAATTACGAGCTTTAGCAAAACTAGAATCAGGCATTGAAGTTACGGTTGTAGTTCCTAAAAAATGGCAACCGGGAGGAGTACAAAACAAAATTATTGAAACAGAATATAGAGATGAAGGTGCTTTTAAAATAGTTCCTATTTCTAATTTTAGTCAAAATCATCAAGGATTATTAACTTTTGGGACTGATTTAATCGGGTTATTAAATAAATTTCGTCCCGATATTATTCATGTTGAACAAGGTTCAAGGGGTTTAGCTTATACACAAATGATTTTGTTGAATCAATTGTTAGGTTTAAAATCTAAAAATGTATTTTTTACCTGGTGGAATTTACCTTATGAATTGAAATTACCAATTGCCTTATTAGAAAAATATAATCTCAAGAATAGTGATGGGATTATTTCCGGTAATCAAGATGGGGCTGATATTTTAAGACAACGGGGATATAATGGTTCTATTAAAGTTTTACCCCAGTTGGGTGTAGATGAAACCTTATTTAAACCTAACCCACAGGCAGATTTAGCTGCTAAATTAGGAATTGATGAACATGATTTTGTTGTTGGTTTTGTCGGTAGATTTGTGCCTGAAAAAGGTTTACTTACTCTGTTAAAAGCATTAGTGAATATTCAAGATAAACCCTGGAAATTATTACTATTAGGTAGAGGAGATTTAAGAGCAGAATTATTGAAAATAGCTACGGAAAATAATCTTCAAGAAAAAGTGGTGATAGTTGAAAGTGTTCCTCATGATGAAGTTGCTAATTATATAAATTTAATGAACACATTGGTACTTCCTTCTGAAACAACTTATAAATTTAAAACCCTCACTGCTGTGGGTTGGAAAGAACAATTTGGTCATGTTTTAATTGAAGCAATGGCTTGTAAAGTTCCTGTAATTGGTTCTGATTCTGGAGAAATTCCTCATGTTATTGGTGATGACGGTTTAATTTTCCCTGAAGGCGATGATCAGGCTTTAGCTAATTGTTTATTACAGTTAATTGATAATCCAAATTTGGGTGAACAATTAGGAATAAAAGGTTATGAAAAAGCAATGATTAAATATACAAATAAAGCGGTAGCTCAACAACAATATGAATTTTATCAAGAGTTAAAAGTTAAAGGTGACTGGTGA
- the hpsP gene encoding hormogonium polysaccharide biosynthesis glycosyltransferase HpsP has product MKILQIVPSISLIYGGPSQMILGLSPALAKAGAEVTILTTNTNGDNGQESLDVPLNKPIQQNGYEIIYFRCAPFRRYKFSIDLLKWLKNNANKFDIAHLHALYSPVISAAAMICRQQNLPYILRPLGTLDPADLQKKKQLKKIYTAVLERDNIAGAAAIHFTSEQEAKVSERFGVKTKDLVIPLGVIPPKVSTEDVRSKFSIPQDKPLILFMSRIDPKKGLELLIAALEKLLNQGFDFHFILAGTNPQDPIYEQKIKSEIESSILKSHTTITGFVTGEIKTGLLKTADLFVLPSYYENFGIAVAEAMVAGTPVVISDQVHIYQQIIDSESGWVGKTSVESIFELLTTALFNLPECQKRGLNAREYALQNFSWDAIAQQIIQAYNQIIRVD; this is encoded by the coding sequence ATGAAAATATTACAAATTGTTCCTTCTATTTCTCTTATTTATGGTGGTCCTAGTCAAATGATTTTAGGACTATCACCAGCCTTAGCAAAAGCAGGTGCAGAAGTTACTATCTTAACTACTAATACTAATGGTGATAATGGACAAGAATCACTTGATGTTCCTTTAAATAAACCTATTCAACAAAATGGTTATGAAATCATTTATTTCCGTTGTGCGCCATTTCGCAGATATAAGTTTTCGATTGATTTGTTAAAATGGTTAAAAAATAATGCTAACAAGTTTGATATTGCCCATCTTCATGCTTTATACTCTCCTGTAATTAGTGCTGCGGCGATGATTTGTCGTCAGCAGAATTTACCTTATATTTTACGTCCTTTAGGAACTCTTGATCCGGCTGATTTACAAAAGAAAAAACAATTAAAAAAAATATATACTGCTGTTTTAGAACGTGATAATATAGCGGGTGCGGCAGCAATTCATTTCACCAGTGAACAGGAAGCAAAGGTATCTGAAAGGTTTGGTGTAAAAACAAAAGATTTGGTGATTCCTTTGGGTGTTATTCCTCCTAAAGTAAGCACTGAAGATGTGAGAAGTAAGTTTTCTATTCCCCAGGATAAACCTTTGATTTTATTTATGTCACGGATTGATCCTAAGAAGGGTTTAGAATTATTAATTGCGGCTTTAGAAAAGTTGTTAAATCAGGGTTTTGATTTTCATTTTATCTTAGCAGGTACAAATCCCCAAGATCCAATTTATGAGCAAAAAATTAAATCTGAAATAGAAAGTTCAATTTTAAAATCTCATACTACTATTACAGGTTTTGTGACAGGAGAAATAAAAACTGGTTTATTAAAAACTGCGGATTTATTTGTGTTACCTTCTTATTATGAAAATTTTGGTATTGCGGTTGCAGAAGCGATGGTAGCAGGTACACCTGTGGTGATTTCTGATCAAGTGCATATTTATCAACAAATCATAGATAGTGAGTCTGGTTGGGTGGGTAAAACCAGTGTAGAATCAATTTTTGAATTATTAACAACAGCTTTGTTTAATTTGCCAGAATGTCAAAAACGGGGGTTAAATGCTAGAGAATATGCTTTACAGAATTTTAGCTGGGATGCGATCGCACAACAGATAATCCAAGCATATAATCAGATAATTAGGGTTGACTGA
- a CDS encoding peroxiredoxin: MGLRLGDTVPNFTQASTHGDINFYEWAGDSWVVLFSHPADFTPVCTTELGTVAKLKPEFDKRNVKAIALSVDDVDSHNGWVGDIEETQNTKLNYPILADADKKVSDLYDMIHPNAAANITVRSVFVIDPSKKLRLSFTYPPSTGRNFDELLRVIDSLQLTDNHSVATPADWKDGEDCVIVPSLKDPAVLKEKFPKGYKEIKPYLRMTPQPNK; this comes from the coding sequence ATGGGATTACGTCTTGGTGATACAGTACCTAATTTTACACAAGCCTCTACACACGGCGACATCAACTTTTACGAATGGGCAGGTGATAGCTGGGTAGTATTATTTTCTCACCCTGCTGACTTTACACCTGTTTGCACAACAGAATTAGGAACAGTTGCGAAGTTAAAACCTGAATTTGACAAACGTAACGTAAAAGCGATCGCTCTGAGTGTTGATGATGTAGACTCTCATAATGGTTGGGTGGGAGATATCGAAGAAACCCAAAACACCAAACTCAACTACCCCATTTTGGCAGATGCAGACAAAAAGGTTTCTGACCTTTATGATATGATTCACCCTAACGCAGCTGCAAATATTACAGTGCGTTCCGTATTTGTGATTGATCCTAGCAAGAAACTGCGTCTTTCTTTCACTTACCCCCCCAGCACTGGACGTAATTTTGATGAATTATTACGAGTAATTGACTCTTTACAGTTAACGGATAACCATAGTGTAGCTACTCCAGCAGACTGGAAAGATGGTGAAGACTGCGTCATTGTTCCATCCTTAAAAGATCCCGCAGTGCTGAAAGAGAAATTCCCCAAAGGTTACAAAGAAATTAAACCTTATTTGCGGATGACTCCCCAACCTAACAAATAA
- a CDS encoding dynamin family protein — translation MHQKPDYIQLTNSLKSACQSLDLDQESTLYKNIIAVSNYLANPNFQIAVFAPFNYGKSTLLNAMLGNRTLPIDLIPTTGAAITVKYGATLRTRIILSDGTEIYRDGTNILEKFAVLDRNRQMQKNVVSVEVFCPHPFLEKNVELIDLPGTNDREAQDNLVQDKLLGADLVIQVLDARKLMTLGERENLRDWLLEREIKTVIFVANFLNLLTPEEQKQVYHRLLFVAESFRADLPPGFSNLYRVDALPALRARLKGDIALTNSSGLSAFETSLQHIVGILQQDCGGVRLPRVEAITSQIQSLLADKIGKISHEIKTFDENKTSKIAIKEKAKNIIFQGFKSSIYELKECLKLPNLLAKYQSDLAVVLAGNDLQSWQIGTLKQDLTELQLSVMGWLYQAYDFFQEERPEDLTIPFPDAPKLNLPPKPNHTNSHDLRETGSIAVGGGVGWLLGGPVGAAVMGSISYLLNKNIQNNEQQSKDVYHQQVANICIAAAEKYLSDLSVQGLYILTKYEHKASKVINFQPDQEPLEIRKKREILRNSQNAFNQFIIELGKVNIKTKYPPYQQNLETAKSANIQASPPGNSTESTHTEIKTERKVEAQAKADINTNYNPQKKVEIPFQKGSKNPPKPVNVEAKFRAWEIDEEIAQMKANMNSASTQQQSKTQVDKNRITRAYQILGLEPTVSFAEVKQTYKTLVKKWHPDLFVNQPQMQKQVQEKIRLVNAAYNILEAYYQ, via the coding sequence ATGCACCAAAAACCAGATTATATTCAACTAACTAATTCTCTTAAATCAGCTTGTCAGTCATTAGACTTAGATCAAGAATCCACATTATATAAAAATATCATTGCTGTTAGTAATTATTTAGCTAATCCTAATTTCCAGATTGCGGTATTTGCTCCCTTTAATTACGGTAAATCAACTTTGTTAAATGCAATGTTGGGAAATCGCACTTTACCTATTGATTTAATCCCTACTACTGGTGCTGCAATTACTGTTAAATATGGTGCTACTCTGCGAACGAGAATTATATTATCAGATGGAACAGAAATATACCGTGATGGTACAAATATTTTAGAAAAGTTTGCTGTGTTAGATCGCAACAGACAGATGCAGAAAAATGTAGTATCTGTTGAAGTTTTTTGTCCTCATCCATTCTTAGAAAAGAATGTAGAATTAATTGATTTACCAGGAACTAATGACAGAGAAGCACAAGATAATTTAGTCCAAGATAAGTTATTAGGTGCAGATTTAGTCATTCAAGTATTAGATGCTCGCAAATTAATGACTTTAGGTGAGAGAGAAAATTTACGGGATTGGTTATTAGAAAGGGAAATTAAAACTGTTATTTTTGTCGCCAATTTTTTAAATTTACTCACACCGGAAGAACAAAAACAAGTTTATCATCGTTTATTATTTGTGGCTGAAAGTTTCCGTGCTGATTTACCTCCAGGGTTTAGTAATTTATATCGAGTTGATGCTTTACCTGCTTTACGTGCTAGATTAAAAGGTGATATTGCTCTTACTAACAGTAGTGGTTTATCTGCTTTTGAAACATCTTTACAGCATATAGTGGGAATATTACAGCAAGATTGTGGTGGAGTCCGTTTACCAAGGGTAGAAGCAATAACTTCTCAAATTCAATCTTTATTAGCTGATAAAATTGGTAAAATTAGTCATGAAATTAAAACATTTGATGAAAATAAAACGTCTAAAATAGCAATTAAGGAAAAAGCTAAAAATATTATTTTTCAAGGTTTTAAAAGCAGTATTTATGAATTAAAAGAATGCTTGAAATTACCTAATCTTTTAGCTAAATATCAATCTGATCTTGCAGTTGTATTAGCAGGAAATGATTTACAATCTTGGCAAATTGGTACTTTAAAACAAGATTTGACAGAATTACAGTTATCTGTGATGGGATGGTTATATCAAGCTTACGATTTTTTCCAAGAAGAAAGACCAGAAGATTTAACAATTCCTTTTCCTGATGCACCTAAGTTAAATTTACCACCCAAACCCAATCACACTAATAGTCATGATTTAAGAGAAACAGGTTCAATCGCTGTAGGTGGTGGTGTGGGATGGTTGTTAGGTGGACCTGTGGGTGCTGCTGTGATGGGGAGTATTTCCTATTTATTAAATAAAAATATCCAAAATAATGAACAACAATCTAAAGATGTTTATCATCAACAAGTAGCGAATATTTGTATAGCTGCGGCTGAAAAATATTTATCTGATTTGAGTGTGCAAGGTTTATATATTTTGACTAAATATGAACACAAAGCCAGTAAAGTAATTAATTTTCAGCCTGATCAAGAACCACTGGAAATTAGGAAAAAACGAGAGATTTTAAGAAATTCACAAAATGCTTTTAATCAATTCATAATAGAGTTGGGAAAAGTCAATATCAAAACTAAATATCCACCCTATCAACAAAATCTAGAAACTGCTAAATCTGCAAATATTCAAGCATCACCACCAGGAAATAGTACCGAATCTACACATACAGAAATTAAAACAGAAAGGAAGGTAGAAGCACAAGCAAAAGCAGATATTAATACTAATTATAATCCTCAAAAAAAAGTAGAAATTCCCTTTCAAAAAGGTTCTAAAAATCCACCTAAACCTGTCAATGTAGAAGCAAAGTTTCGTGCTTGGGAAATTGATGAGGAAATAGCACAGATGAAAGCTAATATGAATTCTGCAAGTACACAACAACAAAGTAAAACTCAAGTTGATAAAAATAGAATTACCCGTGCTTATCAAATTTTAGGTTTAGAACCTACTGTTTCTTTTGCAGAGGTGAAACAAACGTATAAAACATTAGTAAAAAAATGGCATCCTGATTTATTTGTTAATCAACCACAGATGCAAAAACAGGTACAAGAAAAGATACGATTAGTGAATGCAGCTTATAATATTTTAGAGGCTTATTATCAATGA
- a CDS encoding dynamin family protein — MNYQVDTDKFISDLERVAQAKSEIAACLSKIAATINQAELAGNNSSGKLSLSRDIEDINLASQNLRQGVFRLLVLGDMKRGKSTFLNALIGENILPSDVNPCTAVLTMLRYGSEKQVTIHFNDGKDPQKLDFQSFKKEYTIDPAEAKKLEQEKKEAFPNVDYAVVEYPLTLLEKGIEIVDSPGLNDTEARNELSLGYLNNCHAILFVMRASQPCTLGERRYLENYIKGRGLSVFFLINAWDQVKESLIDPDDLEDLAAAEDRLRQVFKANLGEYCYLDGQDIYDERVFEISSIQALRRRLKNPQADLSKTGFPEFMGALNTFLTRERAIAELRQVRTLARQTINHTREAIERRIPLLDQDVAELKERIDSVEPEFNKLNNIRDQFQKEILSTRDTQARQISESFRSYVLDLGNTFENDFLRYQPDLNMLDFLRSGKREEFNEALQKAFEEYITDKFSAWTLTAEKEINSAFRELSLSAAQYGASYSKVTNQITEKLTGKKVKVNANSSTENDNSPTWAKWAMGLLSLSKGNLAGVALAGAGFDWKNILLNYFTVIGIGGIMTAVTGIFLGPIGFALLGLGVGILQADQARKELVKTAKKELIKYLPQLAHEQSQTVYDAVKECFNAYEREVTFRINDDINSRKSELDNLLQQKENQEINRETEFKRFQTLQDNIIEEMQKIESTYSNLLADYG; from the coding sequence ATGAATTATCAAGTTGATACTGATAAATTTATCAGTGATTTAGAGCGAGTTGCTCAAGCAAAGTCAGAAATTGCTGCTTGTTTAAGTAAAATTGCAGCCACTATTAATCAAGCGGAATTAGCAGGAAATAATTCTTCAGGGAAATTGAGTTTATCCAGGGATATTGAAGATATAAACTTAGCGAGTCAAAACCTCCGTCAAGGGGTATTTAGACTTTTGGTTTTAGGTGATATGAAACGGGGGAAAAGCACATTTTTAAATGCGTTGATAGGAGAAAATATATTACCTAGTGATGTAAATCCCTGTACGGCAGTATTAACCATGTTGCGGTATGGCTCAGAAAAACAAGTTACCATTCATTTTAATGATGGTAAAGATCCACAAAAGTTAGATTTTCAAAGCTTTAAAAAAGAATATACAATTGATCCAGCAGAGGCTAAAAAATTAGAACAGGAGAAAAAGGAAGCTTTTCCTAATGTTGATTATGCAGTGGTTGAATATCCCTTAACTTTGTTAGAGAAAGGCATTGAAATTGTTGATAGTCCCGGATTAAATGATACAGAAGCACGTAATGAATTATCCTTAGGTTATCTGAATAATTGTCATGCCATTTTGTTTGTGATGCGTGCTTCTCAACCTTGTACTTTAGGGGAAAGAAGATACTTAGAGAACTATATTAAAGGTCGGGGATTATCAGTTTTCTTCTTGATAAATGCTTGGGATCAAGTGAAAGAATCATTAATTGATCCTGATGATTTGGAAGACTTAGCAGCAGCAGAAGATAGATTAAGACAGGTATTTAAGGCAAATTTAGGAGAATATTGTTACTTAGATGGACAGGATATTTATGATGAGCGTGTGTTTGAAATTTCTTCAATTCAAGCATTAAGACGTAGGTTAAAAAATCCCCAAGCTGATTTAAGTAAAACTGGTTTTCCTGAGTTTATGGGAGCTTTAAATACCTTTTTAACTAGGGAAAGAGCGATCGCTGAATTACGTCAAGTGAGAACTTTAGCCAGACAAACTATCAACCATACCCGCGAAGCTATTGAGAGACGCATTCCCCTACTTGATCAAGACGTAGCAGAATTAAAAGAACGGATTGATTCAGTCGAACCAGAATTTAATAAACTCAACAACATCCGTGATCAATTCCAAAAAGAAATTCTTAGCACTAGAGATACTCAAGCACGGCAAATATCTGAATCTTTTCGGAGTTATGTTTTAGATTTGGGTAATACCTTTGAGAATGATTTCTTACGCTATCAACCAGATTTGAATATGTTGGATTTTCTCAGAAGCGGGAAAAGAGAAGAATTCAATGAAGCATTACAAAAAGCCTTTGAAGAATACATCACAGATAAATTTTCAGCCTGGACTTTAACCGCAGAGAAAGAAATTAATAGTGCATTTAGAGAATTATCTCTTTCTGCTGCTCAATATGGTGCTTCTTATAGCAAAGTCACCAATCAAATTACCGAAAAACTAACAGGTAAAAAAGTCAAAGTTAACGCCAACAGTAGCACAGAAAATGATAACTCACCGACCTGGGCAAAATGGGCTATGGGTTTATTATCTTTATCAAAAGGGAATTTAGCTGGTGTAGCTTTAGCTGGGGCTGGGTTTGATTGGAAAAACATTCTGTTAAACTATTTTACTGTCATTGGTATTGGTGGAATCATGACAGCAGTAACAGGTATTTTTCTCGGACCTATTGGCTTTGCATTGTTAGGTTTAGGTGTAGGGATTTTACAAGCTGATCAAGCTAGAAAAGAATTAGTAAAAACTGCCAAAAAAGAGTTAATTAAATATCTTCCACAACTTGCCCATGAACAATCACAAACTGTTTATGATGCAGTTAAAGAATGTTTTAATGCTTACGAAAGAGAAGTTACTTTCAGAATTAATGATGATATCAATTCACGTAAATCTGAATTAGATAATCTTCTCCAACAAAAAGAAAACCAAGAAATTAATCGAGAAACAGAATTTAAGCGGTTTCAAACTTTACAGGATAACATCATTGAGGAAATGCAAAAAATCGAATCTACATACAGTAATTTATTAGCTGATTATGGTTAA